The Leishmania braziliensis MHOM/BR/75/M2904 complete genome, chromosome 9 genome includes a window with the following:
- a CDS encoding SLA/LP autoantigen-like protein codes for MRSTASSTRLPPTHTRTHTNPPCINIDPHETQLRHITRTHTRVGPHAGASPPSASMEDRSLKLAEDFVSARYIDMGRESLQSTARILRSILAQRCCPDEGLNDATIELILRQLALMDTNNFAHHVGGGEREGRVVSALVRTRHFHLTHGIGRSGDLVSEQPKAAGSSLLYKVTNVLMLDLIRQAGAPSTAAAVVVPMATGMTLALVLRCVAKTRTEELLKEAGAAPLQRTVTKDSMNATSAARVQESRMCEDDRTKQDRTCVSAPEAPRYVIWPRIDQKTALKCIDAAGLVPVPVQLRPALPLARSAAPYACTDSGSLSRNQASIGSPSTSSLSSSLFLECHVDDVATAVNTVGGPSQVVCVLSTTSCFAPRLPDNTVAIAQYCKKVGIPYVVNNAYGVQSRRIMTRLDAAQRLGRVDFVVQSGDKNFLVPVGGSIICSSNKECCQAAAALYAGRASMSPILDLFITALSLGRRGMRSLWNDRYRCRARLIQQLRVFARERGEVLLVDDSEEGKGYEDTVGEPQRAGNAAMPRNDISVAVTMRTYGRPAAEASSTGAQLGSEQGEKTTNWAAARALGAQLFRSSVTGPRVITPAPSTPTMIAGCTFTNYGMHQDGQPPCPLLVIACGIGTSEAEVEALMLRLHDVWPLPA; via the coding sequence ATGCGCTCAACGGCATCTTCtacccgcctcccccccacacacacacgtacacacaccaATCCCCCGTGTATCAACATCGACCCACACGAAACACAGCTCCGGCacatcacacgcacacacactcgtgTCGGCCCACACGCAGGTGCGTCACCGCCGTCTGCATCAATGGAGGATCGTTCGCTAAAGCTGGCGGAGGACTTCGTCTCGGCGCGGTACATCGACATGGGCCGCGAGTCGTTGCAGTCAACGGCCCGCATCCTGCGTTCCATCCTGGCGCAGCGTTGCTGCCCAGATGAAGGGCTCAACGATGCTACCATCGAGCTTATCCTTCGCCAGCTCGCGCTGATGGACACGAACAACTTCGCACACcacgtcggcggcggcgaacgCGAGGGCCGCGTTGTCTCTGCCCTCGTTCGCACGCGGCACTTCCACCTCACACACGGTATTGGGCGCTCCGGCGACTTGGTCAGTGAGCAGCCGAAGGCAGCGGGGTCATCATTGCTGTATAAAGTAACGAACGTGCTCATGCTTGACCTGATACGCCAAGCCGGGGCCCCGTCGACcgcggccgcggtggtggtgccaaTGGCAACGGGCATGacgctggcgctggtgctTCGGTGTGTAGCGAAGACGCGCACAGAAGAACTGCTGAAGGAGGCAggggcggcgccgctgcaacgCACCGTCACGAAGGACTCAATGAACGCAACGTCCGCTGCCCGAGTGCAAGAGTCGCGAATGTGCGAAGATGATCGTACCAAGCAGGACCGCACATGTGTGTCAGCCCCGGAGGCGCCGCGCTACGTCATATGGCCCCGTATTGATCAGAAGACAGCGCTCAAGTGCATTGACGCGGCGGGGCTAGTGCCGGTGCCGGTACAGCTACGGCCCGCCCTGCCACTCGCACGCTCTGCCGCCCCCTACGCCTGCACTGACAGCGGTAGCCTCAGCCGTAACCAAGCCAGCATTGGTTCACCATCGACAtcatcgctgtcgtcgtcgctgttcCTTGAGTGCCATGTGGACGACGTAGCCACCGCCGTCAACACCGTTGGTGGGCCGTCGcaggtggtgtgtgtgctctccACAACCAGCTGCTTCGCGCCACGCCTGCCAGACAACACGGTCGCCATTGCCCAGTACTGTAAGAAGGTCGGCATTCCCTACGTGGTGAACAATGCGTACGGAGTGCAGAGCCGCCGCATCATGACTCGGCtcgacgcggcgcagcgactgGGGCGGGTCGACTTTGTGGTCCAGTCTGGCGACAAGAACTTTCTGGTTCCGGTGGGTGGTTCGATCATCTGCTCTAGCAACAAGGAGTGCTGCCAGGCCGCGGCAGCCCTTTACGCAGGTCGCGCGAGCATGAGCCCCATCCTTGACCTCTTCATCACCGCCTTGAGCCTCGGTCGGCGCGGCATGCGATCCCTGTGGAACGATCGCTACAGGTGCCGTGCGCGGCTGATTCAGCAGCTTCGCGTGTTTGCGCGCGAGCGAggggaggtgctgctggtcgacgacagcgaagagggCAAGGGCTATGAGGATACCGTAGGTGAGCCGCAAAGGGCTGGCAATGCTGCCATGCCCCGCAACGACATCAGTGTCGCCGTCACCATGCGAACTTACGGTCGGCCTGCAGCCGAAGCGAGCAGCACTGGTGCGCAATTGGGGTCGGAGCAGGGGGAGAAGACGACAAACTGGGCAGCCGCCCGCGCTCTCGGCGCACAACTGTTCCGCAGCTCGGTCACTGGCCCCCGCGTCATCACCCCCGCACCGTCGACCCCAACTATGATTGCGGGCTGCACGTTCACGAATTACGGCATGCATCAAGATGGGCAGCCGCCAtgcccgctgctggtgatCGCGTGTGGCATCGGCACGTCAGAGGCTGAGGTGGAGGCACTGATGCTGCGCCTTCACGACGTGTGGCCTCTTCCCGCGTGA